The genomic stretch GCCGGGGGACGCGGACCGGGCGGTCGCCCACTTCCGGCGCGCCGGCGTTCCGGCCGCCGTGATCGGCGAGGTCCGGAAGGGACGCCGAAGGGAACCGAACGTGATCTTCGCCGGAGGGAAGAGATGATGGAATATCCGCCCATCGCCGTCCTCGTCTCGGGCAGCGGCTCGAACCTTCAGGCGATCATCAACGCCTCGGAGCGGGGGGAGATCCCGTGCCGGGTCGGACTTGTGGTGAGCAACAAGGCGGACGCCTACGGTCTCACGCGGGCGAGGAAGCACGGTATCCCGACCGCGGTGGTGGACCACAAGGCGTTTGAGAGCAGGGAGGCGTTCGACGCGAAACTGGTGGAGGTGATCCGGGCCTCGGGGGCCGTCCTCGTCTGCCTGGCCGGATTCATGCGGGTGGTGACGCCGGTCTTCCTTCGCGCCTTCCCCCACCGGATCCTCAACATCCACCCGGCGCTGCTCCCCTCCTTCCCCG from bacterium encodes the following:
- the purN gene encoding phosphoribosylglycinamide formyltransferase — translated: MMEYPPIAVLVSGSGSNLQAIINASERGEIPCRVGLVVSNKADAYGLTRARKHGIPTAVVDHKAFESREAFDAKLVEVIRASGAVLVCLAGFMRVVTPVFLRAFPHRILNIHPALLPSFPGTHGPSQALRYGVRFSGCTVHFLDEGVDTGPIIVQAVVPVHEDDTEETLAARILKEEHRIYPMAIRLFLTGRLTVEGRRVRTKDAEKIPDFSRRNPDL